One genomic window of Xanthobacter dioxanivorans includes the following:
- a CDS encoding invasion associated locus B family protein, which produces MNLAKSFCVLATLIAVTPLAVMLSGGAGTVAEAQSQQPPARPAPGAAAQATPAPAQPTGPVKTETTNFEGWVLTCQEAPPAAGAKTGKKACWGILRVTDAQSKRVVVVWKIGRDGKDVPTIAITTPTGILVRDGVDLVIGQNTRKLAYQWCSTSECEASLAYDQALANDLSAAKEATVAFRLQDGRQVNVKVAIGGVDKVLAGLKKV; this is translated from the coding sequence GTGAACCTCGCCAAGTCTTTTTGTGTGCTCGCGACGCTGATTGCGGTGACACCGCTGGCGGTGATGCTCTCAGGCGGCGCCGGCACGGTGGCGGAAGCCCAGAGCCAGCAGCCGCCGGCCCGGCCCGCCCCGGGCGCGGCCGCCCAGGCCACACCGGCGCCGGCCCAGCCCACCGGCCCGGTCAAGACCGAGACCACTAATTTCGAGGGCTGGGTGCTCACCTGTCAGGAGGCCCCTCCCGCGGCGGGAGCGAAGACCGGCAAGAAGGCCTGCTGGGGCATCTTGCGCGTCACCGACGCCCAATCGAAGCGGGTGGTGGTGGTGTGGAAGATCGGGCGTGACGGCAAGGATGTGCCCACCATCGCGATCACCACCCCTACGGGCATTCTGGTGCGCGACGGGGTCGACCTCGTCATCGGCCAGAACACCCGCAAGCTCGCGTACCAATGGTGTTCCACGAGCGAATGCGAGGCGAGCCTCGCCTACGACCAGGCCCTCGCCAACGACCTGTCCGCCGCCAAGGAGGCGACCGTGGCCTTCCGGCTCCAGGACGGGCGGCAGGTGAACGTCAAGGTGGCGATTGGCGGCGTGGACAAGGTGCTCGCAGGGCTCAAGAAGGTCTGA